Proteins co-encoded in one Rhodopirellula bahusiensis genomic window:
- a CDS encoding inositol monophosphatase family protein, with the protein MSENNLRRSDLLDTAVRAAQTGGEILHRYFENGVTMRDKSTDGGKTYDLVSDADLESEKAVAALIRESYPEHELLGEEDLKGGDASAKHLWVIDPLDGTNNFAHHLPHFAVSIAYYESGVPIVGAVYNPIREDLFTAVQGQGAFENGKQVQVSDSSSLNQSMIGCGFYYDRGDMMRATLDAIAECFQNDIHGIRRFGTASLDLCQVGCGGFDAFFEYKLSPWDFAAGALFITEAGGVITTATGEVLPLETTSVLASNGKIHAAMQDITTRHALPK; encoded by the coding sequence ATGTCCGAGAACAATTTGAGGCGGTCTGACCTACTCGACACCGCGGTCAGGGCTGCTCAAACCGGCGGTGAAATTCTCCACCGCTATTTCGAAAACGGCGTCACGATGCGGGATAAATCCACGGATGGAGGGAAGACTTACGACCTTGTCAGCGACGCTGATTTAGAAAGCGAAAAAGCAGTCGCGGCTCTCATTCGAGAGTCATACCCCGAGCACGAACTATTGGGCGAAGAGGACCTCAAGGGCGGTGACGCCAGCGCAAAACACTTGTGGGTGATCGACCCACTCGACGGCACTAACAACTTCGCTCATCACCTGCCACATTTCGCGGTTTCGATCGCCTATTACGAATCGGGCGTTCCAATCGTCGGAGCCGTCTACAATCCAATTCGCGAAGATTTGTTCACCGCCGTTCAGGGGCAAGGTGCCTTTGAGAATGGAAAACAAGTCCAGGTCAGCGATTCAAGTTCGCTCAATCAATCCATGATCGGCTGTGGGTTCTACTACGATCGAGGCGACATGATGCGTGCCACGCTGGACGCAATCGCGGAGTGCTTCCAAAACGACATCCATGGAATTCGCCGGTTCGGGACCGCATCCCTTGACTTGTGTCAAGTTGGCTGCGGCGGATTTGATGCATTCTTCGAGTACAAGCTGTCGCCGTGGGACTTCGCCGCCGGAGCACTCTTTATCACGGAAGCAGGCGGAGTGATCACGACCGCGACGGGGGAAGTCTTGCCGCTGGAAACAACCAGTGTCTTGGCCAGCAACGGAAAAATTCATGCGGCGATGCAAGACATCACCACGCGACATGCCTTGCCAAAGTGA
- the fliW gene encoding flagellar assembly protein FliW codes for MRIDSHRFGTLELNADQLFLFPQGLIGMESLHQWALIPDPDNASVAWLQSAARGDRALAVISPRAFFPDYRVHIGRRDMSSLHLTSGSEVYVMTTVAGHVGKLTTNLRAPLMLNLDRRLGCQVITNDDRPMRQPLPTVAAESAKPLPTSQVRAA; via the coding sequence ATGCGGATCGACAGTCATCGCTTCGGCACGTTGGAACTCAACGCCGATCAGTTGTTTTTGTTCCCGCAGGGTTTGATCGGAATGGAATCGCTTCATCAGTGGGCGCTCATCCCAGACCCTGACAACGCTTCGGTCGCTTGGCTGCAAAGTGCCGCTCGTGGTGATCGGGCCCTGGCCGTGATCAGCCCACGTGCGTTCTTCCCTGACTATCGCGTCCACATCGGTCGCCGCGATATGTCGAGCTTGCACCTGACTTCGGGCTCGGAAGTCTACGTGATGACCACCGTTGCGGGGCACGTTGGGAAACTGACGACCAATCTGCGAGCTCCATTGATGTTGAACTTGGATCGCCGCTTGGGTTGCCAAGTGATCACCAACGACGATCGTCCCATGCGTCAGCCATTGCCAACCGTGGCGGCTGAGTCGGCCAAACCATTGCCGACGTCGCAGGTTCGAGCTGCCTGA
- the bioD gene encoding dethiobiotin synthase, which yields MASLYYVTGTDTEVGKTYCTAKTVERMMECGQRVGVYKPVASGCVVRPDGERYSVDATTLWQAAGRPKNIDAVCPQRFIAALSPPRSAAKEGTQVDTRRLRDGLAVWCDGEFDVVMIEGAGGLFSPISDDWLNIDLAIEMKRWSEQHGHSFELLLVAPDRLGVLHHVISTSRAAAAAGMPIIGWILNRIDDFPDESTQTNAEDLLHWCAIPMIASVQHPGGRLVVFSGANRDNPTPETSRETAGCVNFFNQTTFRR from the coding sequence ATGGCAAGTCTCTATTACGTAACGGGAACCGATACCGAGGTTGGCAAAACGTACTGCACCGCGAAAACGGTCGAGCGGATGATGGAGTGCGGGCAGCGGGTCGGGGTCTACAAACCGGTGGCCAGCGGTTGCGTAGTGCGACCCGACGGCGAACGGTATAGTGTCGATGCGACGACGCTCTGGCAAGCGGCAGGACGTCCCAAAAACATCGACGCGGTTTGCCCTCAACGATTCATCGCCGCTTTGTCGCCACCGCGATCGGCTGCGAAGGAAGGGACCCAAGTTGATACGCGGCGTCTGCGAGATGGTTTAGCGGTTTGGTGCGATGGCGAATTTGATGTCGTCATGATCGAAGGAGCCGGCGGACTCTTCAGCCCAATCAGTGACGACTGGTTGAACATCGACTTGGCGATTGAAATGAAACGTTGGAGCGAACAACACGGGCACTCCTTTGAGTTGCTGCTCGTCGCCCCCGACCGGCTGGGAGTGTTGCATCATGTCATCTCAACCTCGCGAGCCGCGGCGGCAGCAGGGATGCCAATCATTGGCTGGATACTGAATCGAATCGATGATTTCCCGGACGAGTCAACGCAAACCAATGCCGAAGATCTGCTTCATTGGTGCGCGATACCGATGATCGCATCAGTACAGCATCCAGGTGGCCGTTTGGTCGTGTTTTCCGGGGCGAACCGCGACAACCCCACGCCGGAAACGTCCCGTGAAACTGCCGGCTGTGTGAATTTTTTCAATCAAACAACGTTTCGGCGTTGA
- a CDS encoding TlpA disulfide reductase family protein, translated as MKIFSTARVFVCCFVIGAGGIAKGDDRTTAPSVEAKKITAAKASPENDNAAGAKAEKTEAEEEPKAMSIGSLAPALDIEHWVGDSPSPMSNFEPGKVYVVEFWATWCGPCLYSMPHLAEMQSKYEDQGVRVVSVSTEDLETVTEFLKRTVSPRILGIEVPKEEPGDEGEESAEEEKEEPKSITFGELTSAYSLTTDPDKSVHEDYMKAASQNGIPTAFIVGKDGHVEWIGHPMSMDKPLEAIVNGDWDRAAAKEKFDRDQQIKLAFQKIIMAHRAGLHDTTLELLRDNAGLFEGTRYETALKSIWFPTALATQQSDIALEIIQERVEASPEDAVSMNRWAWEVYEAVESGWKDSDEILSTTIGAMESALASEENESNDEMWPAYDTLAHLKALAGDKESAIEWQLRAIEAAPDDEKENLGAYLSELTGVEPEVTEDLEDADEETTQD; from the coding sequence GTGAAAATCTTTTCGACCGCTCGTGTGTTTGTTTGCTGTTTTGTGATTGGTGCCGGCGGGATTGCCAAGGGGGACGATCGCACGACCGCCCCATCTGTCGAGGCGAAGAAAATTACCGCCGCGAAAGCCAGTCCTGAAAACGACAATGCGGCGGGAGCCAAGGCTGAGAAAACAGAAGCAGAAGAAGAGCCGAAGGCGATGTCGATTGGTTCGCTGGCTCCTGCACTGGACATCGAACATTGGGTCGGCGACTCCCCTTCGCCGATGTCAAATTTTGAGCCGGGCAAGGTTTACGTTGTGGAATTCTGGGCGACTTGGTGCGGCCCGTGCCTCTACAGCATGCCTCACCTGGCCGAAATGCAGAGCAAGTACGAGGACCAAGGCGTTCGTGTTGTGAGTGTCAGCACAGAGGACCTCGAAACAGTCACCGAGTTCTTGAAGCGAACTGTCAGTCCACGAATTCTGGGTATCGAGGTTCCCAAGGAGGAACCAGGCGACGAAGGAGAGGAATCAGCCGAGGAGGAAAAAGAGGAGCCCAAGTCGATTACGTTTGGCGAATTGACTTCCGCTTACAGCCTGACCACTGACCCAGACAAGTCGGTTCACGAAGACTACATGAAGGCCGCAAGTCAAAACGGCATTCCGACCGCGTTCATCGTTGGCAAGGATGGACATGTTGAATGGATTGGTCACCCCATGTCGATGGACAAGCCGCTAGAAGCCATCGTCAACGGCGATTGGGACCGTGCCGCGGCGAAAGAGAAGTTTGATCGCGACCAACAGATCAAGTTGGCCTTTCAAAAAATCATCATGGCTCATCGAGCTGGGCTGCATGACACCACTTTGGAACTCCTGCGAGACAACGCTGGCCTGTTCGAGGGGACTCGGTACGAAACGGCTTTGAAGTCGATTTGGTTCCCGACTGCCTTGGCGACTCAACAGAGCGACATCGCGTTGGAAATCATCCAAGAGAGAGTCGAAGCCAGCCCTGAAGATGCTGTGTCGATGAACCGTTGGGCATGGGAAGTCTACGAAGCTGTTGAGTCCGGATGGAAAGACAGTGACGAAATACTGAGCACCACCATTGGTGCGATGGAGTCAGCCTTGGCTTCGGAAGAAAATGAGTCCAATGATGAGATGTGGCCCGCCTACGACACGCTTGCACACTTGAAGGCATTGGCGGGTGACAAGGAGTCAGCGATCGAGTGGCAGCTTCGCGCGATCGAAGCGGCACCAGATGACGAGAAGGAAAACCTGGGGGCCTATCTGAGCGAGCTAACGGGCGTTGAACCGGAGGTCACTGAGGATTTGGAAGACGCAGACGAAGAAACCACACAAGACTGA
- a CDS encoding leucine-rich repeat domain-containing protein, producing MSSNEPTDDDREEENDSPEEESPVSEDSGESTAESPTDQDEDELGDVVETDDEDQPPKRISLKERLITLCTPTKLGVSIAVVAIIGLAWWATRPIEPPKPPEKPPEPDELYAQQIEQILSGDSTQLHATSYEIDDAKLLLIPLEELEKAAEQRQLDLLADEASSEDDAATDESSSEEAPLPPGSSFTGSSRESDEPEVAELPKLDTVLIDEGVITDEGMVTIAKIPELRHLRLRLSPITDEGLKPLLERKSIWFLNLPHSRLTEKGIRSLSELPKLRQLRIGSTLLGNDIGRALLEVKSLRGLHLIGVPLSDEGLKIIVELPHLESLYLDDAAITESGWDWLFQNHPQLHVHINQRHHDRDPQHHKHE from the coding sequence ATGTCATCGAACGAACCAACAGACGACGACCGAGAGGAAGAAAACGATTCGCCTGAAGAGGAGTCCCCGGTTTCGGAAGACTCAGGCGAATCCACCGCTGAATCGCCGACCGACCAAGACGAGGATGAATTGGGCGATGTCGTTGAAACAGACGACGAAGATCAACCGCCCAAGCGAATCAGCCTGAAAGAGCGATTGATCACCCTCTGCACGCCCACGAAGCTCGGCGTCAGCATCGCTGTGGTCGCGATCATCGGACTGGCCTGGTGGGCGACACGACCGATCGAACCGCCCAAACCGCCGGAGAAGCCGCCCGAACCGGATGAGCTCTACGCTCAACAGATCGAACAGATTCTCAGCGGCGATTCGACTCAACTGCACGCGACCTCGTATGAAATCGACGATGCCAAGCTGCTCCTGATTCCTCTGGAAGAATTGGAGAAGGCGGCGGAGCAGCGGCAACTGGACTTGCTCGCCGATGAAGCAAGTTCGGAGGACGACGCCGCGACGGACGAGTCCTCCTCGGAAGAAGCTCCACTGCCACCTGGAAGCTCATTCACAGGATCCAGCCGCGAGTCCGACGAACCAGAAGTCGCCGAGCTTCCCAAGCTGGACACGGTGCTGATTGACGAAGGCGTGATCACCGACGAGGGCATGGTCACCATCGCGAAAATTCCGGAACTCCGGCATTTGAGATTGAGGCTTTCGCCAATCACCGACGAAGGCTTGAAGCCCTTGCTCGAACGCAAGTCGATTTGGTTTCTAAACCTGCCACACAGCAGACTAACCGAAAAAGGAATCCGCTCGCTATCGGAACTTCCAAAGCTGCGTCAGCTGCGAATCGGATCAACATTGCTGGGCAACGACATTGGACGTGCCCTTCTGGAAGTGAAGTCGCTGCGGGGTCTGCACTTAATTGGAGTGCCACTTTCAGATGAAGGCCTGAAGATTATCGTCGAGCTTCCGCACTTGGAGTCGTTGTACTTGGACGACGCTGCGATCACTGAATCCGGCTGGGATTGGTTGTTCCAAAACCATCCTCAGTTGCACGTCCATATCAACCAACGCCATCACGACCGAGACCCGCAGCACCACAAGCACGAGTAA
- a CDS encoding FAD-binding and (Fe-S)-binding domain-containing protein, giving the protein MQRDIDSQRLHDDLRGLISGDVLCDAVSTQLYASDASIYQIRPLAVVRPRSAADVSATVQYACENELPIHPRGSGSGVSGESVGPGIVVDMSAHMKRISPSDDGMQVTVQSGATLSSVNRFLKGHRRWFGPDPATRSITTMGGVIATNASGSHYLRSGSARNTVLSLRMIAADGRLVELSQYDPLPASDNEATNDAGAHDAIRDPNSSLLDRSGEAGFVNRVSRGLVEIRNRFNYHIDSNAFASPASGGYRLDDLYDSNNRVDLAKFFSGSQGTLGLMVDATLRTEAIPAHRGVVLFFFHRLDSATRAAVLALEHGPIACDVMDRRLLQIAREGEKRFADLVPREAEAAMLVEIQGESLGDLYDRLAILRQSISSGHDAAFQSEDTIRDEIRDLYWTLFRRVIPRQYRVRGTQMPLPFVEDIHSPPEQLPGMVVAVQNVLKRHQTTATIFAHAGHGQLHVRPMLDLQKQEDRRKIRPLSEEIASVVWDRGGQIGVEHAAGLSRSYLMPKQSGELWQAMGQVKRLFDPYHRFNPGKLFGAVLQKPDENLRPLDQTIEIVASGRSVIPSSLEMASESPPDEPDAAPTTTVADELAKDPPAMEPTGEQNPSEDESSAEPQPTKWGASMMPHQPAPQLEVLQHWPGGAPITTTTRACNGCARCRADASDERQCPMFRITSIEEASPRAKANLLRGVLSGQLPVSELTGERAKAVADLCFNCHSCRVECPASVNIPKVVGEIKAQYVATNGLTLSDWLIGRIDMLAALGSRVAWLSNWMLRRRSLRWFAERTLGLSASREIPLLASEPFVRYAVRRRWNRASPAGGLKVVYFVDHFANYHDPEIGRALAEILQHNRIGFYVPTGQSLSGMGRITAGDLKGARRVAKRNVRLLADAVRQGYTVLATEPAAALCLKHEYPNLLDTEDAHLVAEHSFEACHYLWSLHQEKRLTLEFEPVRHRMLYHQPCHSRVLHSDTAAANLMRLIPELEVDVVAKGCSGMAGTWGLQRKNYRNSLRIGWPMVSTVRKATSSAPSTECSACKLQMEHGGDYEAIHPLKLLAHSYGRLPALNLRGKTPSPESSQA; this is encoded by the coding sequence ATGCAACGAGACATTGACAGCCAGCGACTTCACGACGACCTCCGCGGATTGATTTCCGGTGACGTATTGTGCGATGCAGTGTCGACGCAGTTGTACGCTTCCGACGCCAGCATTTATCAAATTCGTCCGCTGGCGGTGGTTCGTCCTCGTTCCGCCGCGGATGTCTCCGCGACTGTCCAGTACGCCTGCGAAAATGAGCTGCCGATACATCCCCGTGGCAGCGGCAGCGGTGTTTCCGGTGAATCCGTCGGGCCCGGAATCGTTGTGGACATGTCGGCCCACATGAAACGGATATCCCCGTCGGATGATGGGATGCAGGTCACGGTTCAAAGCGGCGCGACTCTATCGAGCGTCAACCGATTCTTGAAAGGCCACCGGCGTTGGTTTGGTCCCGATCCGGCCACGCGATCGATCACAACGATGGGCGGCGTCATCGCGACCAACGCATCCGGCAGTCACTATCTGCGAAGCGGTTCGGCTCGCAACACGGTTTTGTCGTTGCGGATGATTGCCGCCGACGGACGTCTGGTTGAGCTATCGCAATACGATCCATTGCCAGCCAGTGACAACGAGGCAACCAACGACGCTGGCGCCCACGACGCGATCCGAGACCCGAACTCTTCGCTCTTGGATCGATCCGGTGAGGCGGGATTCGTCAACCGAGTCTCACGCGGACTGGTCGAGATCCGCAACCGGTTCAACTACCACATCGATTCCAACGCTTTCGCGTCGCCCGCGAGTGGCGGTTATCGGCTGGATGATCTTTACGATTCCAATAACCGAGTTGACCTGGCGAAATTCTTCAGCGGTTCGCAGGGTACGTTGGGGCTGATGGTCGATGCCACGCTCCGCACCGAAGCCATTCCGGCACATCGCGGCGTGGTCCTGTTTTTCTTCCATCGACTGGACTCGGCCACCCGAGCCGCTGTGCTGGCATTGGAACATGGGCCGATCGCTTGCGATGTGATGGACCGCCGGTTGCTGCAAATCGCACGCGAAGGCGAGAAACGGTTCGCTGACCTGGTTCCTCGCGAGGCCGAAGCGGCGATGTTGGTTGAGATCCAAGGGGAATCGCTTGGCGACCTGTATGATCGACTGGCGATTTTACGTCAGTCGATTTCGAGTGGGCACGATGCAGCGTTCCAATCCGAAGACACAATTCGGGACGAAATTCGAGATCTCTACTGGACGCTGTTCCGCCGAGTGATCCCGCGACAATATCGAGTTCGCGGCACGCAAATGCCACTTCCGTTTGTCGAAGACATTCATTCCCCACCGGAGCAATTGCCCGGGATGGTGGTGGCAGTCCAAAACGTTCTCAAACGTCATCAAACAACAGCGACCATTTTTGCTCACGCCGGCCATGGGCAACTGCATGTCCGTCCGATGCTGGATTTGCAAAAGCAAGAGGACCGGAGAAAGATCCGTCCACTCAGTGAAGAAATCGCCAGCGTGGTTTGGGACCGCGGCGGGCAAATTGGCGTGGAGCATGCGGCCGGACTCAGCCGGTCTTACCTTATGCCCAAACAATCGGGGGAACTCTGGCAAGCGATGGGCCAGGTCAAACGTTTGTTCGATCCTTATCATCGATTCAATCCTGGAAAGCTCTTCGGCGCCGTTCTGCAGAAACCGGACGAGAATCTACGCCCGCTGGATCAAACCATCGAAATCGTGGCCTCGGGCCGCAGCGTGATTCCATCGTCGCTGGAGATGGCGTCGGAGAGTCCGCCCGACGAACCGGACGCGGCACCAACCACGACCGTAGCGGATGAACTCGCCAAAGACCCACCGGCGATGGAGCCAACCGGCGAACAGAATCCGTCGGAAGACGAGTCGTCGGCTGAACCACAGCCGACGAAGTGGGGTGCGTCCATGATGCCGCACCAACCCGCACCGCAATTGGAAGTGCTGCAGCATTGGCCGGGTGGGGCTCCCATCACGACCACCACGCGAGCCTGCAACGGTTGCGCTCGTTGCCGGGCGGATGCATCGGACGAACGGCAATGCCCGATGTTCCGGATCACCTCCATCGAAGAGGCCTCGCCACGAGCAAAGGCCAACCTGCTTCGCGGTGTATTGAGTGGACAATTGCCGGTTTCGGAACTCACCGGAGAACGAGCCAAGGCGGTTGCTGACCTGTGCTTCAACTGCCATTCATGTCGAGTCGAATGCCCGGCTTCGGTGAACATTCCCAAGGTCGTTGGTGAGATCAAAGCCCAGTACGTTGCCACCAATGGACTGACGTTGTCGGACTGGTTGATTGGCCGGATCGACATGTTGGCGGCACTGGGTTCTCGGGTCGCATGGCTCTCAAACTGGATGCTTCGCCGACGGTCGCTTCGTTGGTTTGCCGAACGCACGCTTGGGTTGTCCGCTTCTCGCGAAATTCCCTTGCTGGCGAGCGAGCCTTTCGTCCGATACGCAGTGCGAAGGCGTTGGAACCGAGCGTCACCGGCCGGCGGATTGAAAGTGGTTTACTTCGTTGACCATTTCGCGAACTATCACGATCCTGAAATCGGGCGTGCACTGGCGGAGATCCTGCAACACAATCGCATTGGGTTCTATGTTCCGACTGGACAAAGTTTGAGCGGAATGGGACGAATCACCGCGGGCGACCTGAAGGGCGCACGCAGAGTGGCCAAGCGTAACGTTCGCTTGTTGGCCGATGCGGTCCGGCAGGGTTACACGGTTCTCGCGACCGAACCAGCCGCAGCGTTGTGTTTGAAACACGAGTATCCGAACCTGCTCGACACCGAAGACGCTCACTTGGTTGCTGAACACAGCTTTGAGGCTTGCCATTATCTTTGGTCATTGCATCAAGAGAAACGGCTGACGTTGGAGTTCGAACCCGTTCGACATCGGATGTTGTATCACCAACCTTGCCACAGTCGTGTTCTACACAGTGACACGGCCGCGGCCAACTTGATGCGATTGATTCCGGAACTCGAAGTGGACGTCGTCGCGAAAGGATGCAGTGGGATGGCGGGAACATGGGGATTGCAGCGAAAGAACTACCGCAACAGCTTGCGAATTGGATGGCCGATGGTGTCCACCGTTCGCAAAGCGACGTCCAGCGCACCGTCGACCGAATGCAGCGCTTGCAAATTGCAGATGGAGCATGGCGGTGACTACGAAGCAATCCATCCGCTGAAGTTGCTTGCTCATTCGTATGGCCGACTGCCGGCATTGAACCTACGAGGCAAAACACCTTCGCCAGAAAGCAGCCAAGCATGA
- a CDS encoding DUF2238 domain-containing protein has translation MTSFDRQKLALLATLLLMVVSLRNALFPAEQWLQHTPTVLMLLGLLWSTSQARLSSISFACAISFVVLHIIGARWIYSNVPYDAWCESLTGMSLSDQFGWQRNHYDRLVHFASGCFGVPVALDWLKQTWDASHSNDSFPKRWGWFLSLCVVMAVGAAYEVLEWQIAMFFSPAQAEAYNGQQGDVWDAQKDLCLAGMGGLLAIGIHWIWSEFRRD, from the coding sequence GTGACTTCGTTTGATCGACAGAAGCTCGCTCTGCTCGCGACGCTGTTGCTGATGGTCGTGTCGCTTCGCAATGCTTTGTTTCCTGCAGAGCAGTGGCTGCAACACACGCCGACGGTGCTCATGTTGTTGGGGCTGCTTTGGTCGACCAGCCAAGCGCGGCTGTCGTCAATTTCCTTCGCCTGCGCGATCTCGTTTGTTGTTCTGCACATCATTGGGGCACGCTGGATTTACTCCAACGTGCCCTATGACGCGTGGTGCGAGTCACTGACTGGAATGTCTCTTTCGGATCAGTTTGGCTGGCAACGCAACCACTATGATCGGTTGGTTCATTTCGCCTCGGGATGCTTCGGCGTCCCCGTCGCATTGGATTGGCTGAAGCAAACTTGGGATGCCTCTCATTCAAACGATTCTTTCCCGAAACGCTGGGGATGGTTTCTGTCACTTTGTGTTGTGATGGCCGTGGGAGCCGCGTACGAAGTCTTGGAATGGCAGATCGCCATGTTCTTTTCGCCTGCTCAGGCCGAAGCCTACAACGGTCAACAAGGCGATGTTTGGGACGCTCAAAAGGACCTTTGCCTAGCGGGAATGGGTGGACTGCTGGCCATCGGAATCCACTGGATCTGGTCGGAATTTCGCCGCGACTGA
- a CDS encoding carbon-nitrogen hydrolase, whose protein sequence is MSSSVKLSLIQMRDAGSKDKSIEASIGWIEKAAAEGAQVICLQELFATCYPCQSEDHDNFDLAESIPGPTTEALQPVAERLGVVIVAPIFERRAPGVYHNSAVVLDADGSIAGVYRKMHIPDDPLYYEKFYFIPGDLGFKVIPTRYAKLGVGICWDQWFPEAARLFALAGAEILLYPTAIGWIDEEKEEFGEGQRDAWMTAMRAHAIANGVYLGAPNRVGIEGRVEFWGSSFIASPRGEILSQGDCSSDQIVSADCQFADIDVVRTHWPFLRDRRIDAYGDLTKRWID, encoded by the coding sequence ATGAGTTCTTCGGTCAAATTGTCGTTGATTCAAATGCGTGATGCGGGGTCGAAAGACAAGTCGATCGAAGCATCGATTGGATGGATAGAAAAGGCAGCCGCCGAGGGTGCCCAGGTCATTTGTCTGCAAGAACTGTTCGCGACATGTTACCCCTGTCAGAGCGAAGACCATGACAACTTCGACTTGGCCGAATCAATTCCCGGACCCACAACCGAAGCCCTGCAGCCCGTGGCCGAACGTTTGGGCGTGGTGATTGTGGCTCCGATTTTCGAACGCCGGGCGCCGGGTGTGTATCACAACAGTGCCGTAGTTTTGGATGCGGATGGAAGCATCGCGGGAGTGTATCGAAAGATGCACATTCCCGATGACCCGTTGTACTACGAGAAGTTCTATTTCATACCCGGTGATTTAGGATTCAAAGTCATCCCCACCCGCTATGCGAAACTAGGTGTGGGAATCTGCTGGGATCAATGGTTCCCGGAAGCGGCTCGTTTGTTCGCACTGGCGGGCGCCGAGATTCTGTTGTACCCGACCGCGATTGGCTGGATCGATGAAGAGAAAGAGGAATTCGGCGAAGGCCAGCGGGATGCCTGGATGACGGCGATGCGAGCCCACGCGATTGCAAACGGCGTCTATTTGGGTGCTCCCAACCGTGTCGGAATCGAAGGACGAGTCGAATTCTGGGGTTCGTCCTTCATCGCCTCGCCGAGAGGAGAAATCCTTTCGCAAGGCGACTGCTCTAGCGATCAGATTGTATCCGCCGATTGCCAGTTCGCCGATATTGATGTCGTTCGCACTCACTGGCCATTCCTTCGTGATCGTCGCATTGATGCCTACGGTGATCTCACGAAACGCTGGATTGACTGA
- a CDS encoding MoaD/ThiS family protein, whose translation MTQPHSIEVLLFAGASEAAGGADRVIVLTHENATVSELMQQLAEQHSSLASLAMRSRLAVDQRYVSSDHVIPMNAEVALIPPVSGG comes from the coding sequence ATGACCCAGCCGCACTCCATCGAAGTGTTGTTGTTTGCCGGGGCCAGCGAGGCAGCTGGCGGTGCCGATCGCGTGATTGTTCTAACGCATGAAAATGCAACTGTCAGCGAACTGATGCAGCAGCTCGCCGAGCAACACAGTTCTCTGGCGTCGTTGGCGATGCGATCTCGTCTAGCAGTCGACCAAAGGTACGTTTCGTCCGACCACGTGATTCCGATGAACGCGGAAGTCGCGTTGATTCCACCGGTCAGTGGCGGTTGA
- a CDS encoding molybdopterin synthase catalytic subunit: MATQTITDETHPSINVCLTDEPLELMVAETSSKEPWLAHPDAGAMLWFRGVTRRKTVQGDRVTVTKELSYTAHREMAAKQLRELAHDAVKEFTLHRVVIWHRLGVVPIGQASVIVGCSSSHRVASLDAVATIMDRLKRDVPIWKQERFESGDRQWIHPSPTTDDPTTH; this comes from the coding sequence ATGGCAACTCAAACCATCACCGATGAAACGCACCCGTCGATCAACGTTTGTCTAACAGACGAACCGTTGGAGCTGATGGTCGCCGAGACGTCCTCCAAAGAACCTTGGCTAGCACACCCCGACGCGGGTGCGATGCTTTGGTTCCGTGGAGTGACTCGCCGTAAAACGGTGCAAGGCGATCGCGTGACCGTCACGAAAGAACTTTCGTACACAGCACATCGCGAAATGGCGGCCAAGCAACTGAGAGAGCTTGCTCACGACGCCGTGAAGGAATTCACCTTGCACCGCGTTGTGATTTGGCATCGCCTGGGCGTTGTCCCGATTGGACAAGCCAGCGTGATCGTTGGATGCAGCAGTTCTCACCGAGTCGCCTCACTCGATGCGGTGGCCACCATCATGGATCGCTTGAAACGAGACGTTCCGATTTGGAAACAGGAACGATTCGAATCCGGCGACCGCCAATGGATTCATCCGTCACCCACGACGGACGATCCAACGACTCATTAA
- the csrA gene encoding carbon storage regulator CsrA: MLVLSRHRDESIMIGDDVVVTIVDIRGDKVRLGIEAPQAIPVHRQEVYDAIQRENRRASQTGAGATKDVRPPRD; the protein is encoded by the coding sequence ATGCTCGTCCTTTCCCGACACCGCGACGAAAGCATCATGATTGGTGACGATGTGGTCGTAACCATCGTTGATATCCGAGGCGACAAAGTGCGTCTGGGGATTGAAGCTCCACAAGCAATTCCAGTGCACCGCCAAGAAGTTTATGACGCGATCCAGCGAGAAAATCGCCGGGCGTCACAAACAGGTGCGGGAGCCACAAAAGACGTTCGTCCACCTCGCGACTGA